The genomic region AAATACACGAATTTGGCGATCGGCTGGCAGATGCAGCGAAAGCCGCTTGGGATACCTTTACTGCTCCCCGTGGTTCTAACCGCTAAGTATCTAATGAAAGAGTGTCAAGTATAAAATAGCGCTGTTTTAGAGCAGGAGAGTGGCGATCGCCACTCTCCTGTTTTTTATTGGTCAGATCGATAGAGTTCGATGTTTAACTCGCTTATCTAAATTTGCTGACAATCTTCAGAAAATCTTCGTAAAAACTCGTACCAGCCCTGTAGTAATTTTTAAAGTATCGAGTTTCTCAATTCGATGAACTTTTTGCAATCGCCAAAAATCTGCCATAGCTGTTGAAACTCGCCTTCAACAGCTTTTCTCCGTGCTGTTTTCAGAACTAATTTATATGAGAAAATTCGGATTTAGGGTTGTACTAATCGCAATGGCTGTGTCAATGTTCGTCCTCGCCATTGCCTCTAAAGGAAGTTTTGCTCAGGATTCTCGTCCCATTACTGCCAAAGCCAAGATCTTCGGTCCCGATATTGCTGGAGAATTAAAGCTACGGCAAATTAGTAATGGAGTTACTCTTGTCGATCTTTATCTGAAAGGAGATCCTGGCGTTCTCACACCAGGATTACACGGCATTCACTTCCACGAAAAAGCTATTTGTGATGAAGGAGCAGAACCCCGATTTAGTACTGCTGGCGGACATTTCGATCCAGGACCATTCGGTAGCTCCTTACCTGTCCAAGAAAATCACCCTTATCATTTAGGAGATTTACCAAATATAGACATTAATCAGAAAGGTGAGGGCAGACTGATAACTGCTACCAGTCGTATTACCCTTTACGAAAGCCCCGTCTCTCTATTTGATGAAGATAGCAGCGCTATCATCGTTCACCAATTACCCGATTTAATGATATCTGGAGGCACGGCAGCACAATCGGGCGGCGGTCGGCTTGCCTGTGGCGCGATCGAACAAAGCTAAACTTCTTGATTCTCCAGCAGATAATTGGCAAGGAATAAGTCAAAAGTTAAAAGTTAAAAGTCAAAATTAGCTATTCCCAAATGACAAATGACCAGTGACAAATGACTAATGAATCTTTCTTTGCCGATTATCTAGCTGCTAGCGTGCGTCTTGCCGTACCGCTAGCGTTTGCAGCTTTAGGGGGTCTTTATTCAGAGAGATCTGGGGTATTAAACATTGGCTTAGAAGGGATGTTGCTCGCTGGTGCTTTTGCTAGCGCGGCTGCAACATTTTACAGTAACAACGTTTGGCTAGGCGTATTAGCGGCTATTCTAGCTGGAGGTATGGTAGGGCTACTGCACGCACTACTGAGCGTGTCTTGGCGTGTCGATCAGTTAGTCTCTGGGTTGGCAATTAATTTAGTTGCTGCTGGCTTGACATCTTTTCTGGCGCGGCTGATTTTTAGCGGTGGTGCGCAGAAATTACCAGGTATTGAGGCGATCGCCATTCCTGGGTTAGTCAATATTCCCATAATTGGTTCTCTATTATTCGCGCAAAATATTCTAGTATATTTGCTAATTTTTCTGGTTGTATTTACGAATTACTTATTGTTTTACACTCATCCTGGCTTAACCCTCCGTGCTGTAGGGGAATATCCCCGTGCTGCGGATACGGCTGGAGTTTCCGTACTACTGGTGCGTTATTTCAGCGTCATTCTCAGCGGTTGTTTGGCGGGGTTGGGAGGAGCATACTTAAGTTTGGTACAGGTAAAATTTTTTGCCGAGGGGATGAGTGCTGGTAAAGGTTTTATTGCGATCGCCGCCCTGATTTTTGGTAAATGGCATCCCATCGGTACTACTTTGGCTTGCTTGCTATTTGGCGCTACCGAAGCTCTCCAACTTCGCATTCAAGCTCTGGGTGTTAATATTCCCTATCAATTTTTGGTCATGCTACCTTACGCGATCGCCCTTCTCGCCCTGGTTGGCTTAGCCGGAAAATCTTCTCCCCCATCTGCTTTAGGTCTTCCCTATCTCAAGGAAAAAAGCGAGTAGCAACCAGTGTAGAGAGGTTACATGTAACCTCTCTACACTTCATCTCGTGCCAAACAAGCGATCGCCTGCATCTCCTAAGCCAGGAACGATATAACCGTGTTCATCTAAGCGATCGTCAATTGCAGCAGTATAAATTGGTACGTCAGGATGTTGAGAATGGAAATGTTTAATTCCTTCGGGCGCAGCTAGCAAACAGACAAATTTTAAGGAGTAAGGGTTAATAGCTTTGAGACGATCCACGGCAGCTATAGCCGAATTCCCTGTTGCCAGCATTGGATCGACAATTAAGACATCTCGTTTTTCCACCTCATCGGGAACTTTGAAATAATACTCGATCGCTGTTAAAGTTTTGGGGTCGCGATACAAGCCTATGTGTCCTACCCGTGCGGAAGGCATCAACTCTAACATTCCATCCAAAATTCCTTGCCCTGCCCGTAAAATCGATACTATCACTAGCTTTTTATCGGGAGCTAGCATTGGCGCGTTTGTAGAGGCAATTGGCGTATCGATCGGTTCGGTTTTGAGCGGTAGATCCCGCGTTACTTCGTAAGCTAATAACAAGCTGATTTCTTTCAACAACGTGCGAAATTTTGCCGTACTAGTTTCGGCTTTCCGCATCAGCGTCAATTTGTGTTGGATTAATGGATGGTCGATAACATGAACTTCGGCTTGCATATTGGAGCAATAATAGATCTAAATACTTCTAAAAATAGCTTGCGAAAATAGAGCAAGCTTCATCATATACTGTATTTTTTGGAAACGATTCACTATGAGAGCAACAGAATTGCTCGCGAGTTATTTGTCAATCTCAATCAAGCAATAGTCAGTTATATAGCACTTACTAGCTAAAATATCTCTACTTTTTGAGCCTGAAACTTAGACACTAACTGACTCATAAGTCCCTTCGGATCGCCTTTCTAAAATCTCCTTCTAAAACATTTCGCAGCTTTACTAAAACGATGCATCAAAAAATATTTCTGCTGTAGTTAAAAATACAGAATTTTTTCGAGCTAGACGAAAAAGAGATGATTTAAGACAAAATTCAACATTGAATCTTGACAAATTGGTATGTTTAATGCATTGTTACTTGATATTATATTAGTAATTTATCCAATCATTTCTAAAAAATATCCTACCATTGAGAGCAAATGTAAATTAATATAAATTATTGCACGATATTTGTACTGAGACTTGAGAAATAAATAGAGGTTCATAAGTGTCCATTGGGTAACTGAACCGCTACTCACAGTATATGGGTGGAAGTTCGTACTGATGACAAGCCAGCTAGGGTCATGACACGCATGGGGAGAACGTTGACAAGACTTCCAAATGTAAAGTTTGATGCCTTGCTGGCTAGGAACTCACTCTATTAGTCACAGCGTCGGTAAGATTGCTGAATAAAAAGAGATGAAAGTTTCATCATTACGACCTGAAACACCACATACTGCCAACCCAAGCAGCTCCAAAAGGTAGTAGGTAGGAAGAATGCAGGTTGTTATGCAAACTGTAAAGCAGGGATTGGAGGAGTGCCATCTCATGAGTAAGTTGGCAACAGACCTGATACAAAGTTGGCGATCGCATCTAGGCACTGAATGTCCAGAACAAAGCGATGCCACGAGAGAGAGTATCATTCGTTGGTTAGTCGGCAACGCGATCGAAGATTGGGAACAACTTAGCACCAACGAACAAGCGATCGCCAAACAAGCGATGGAATATCGCTTTCGCATCTTCAAGCAACGTTATTTAGGAATGCCACCAGAGCGCGCCTATCGTCAATTGATGACAAGGCTTTGTAGTTTGGAGTTGTTGCGCAATAAAATCCGCACGCTCGTATCTATGAGTCGCGATCGCCAGCGTCAAGTTACAGAAGTATTGCAAGAAGTACTACAAGAATTATTGCAAAGCGATCGCTATATGCAACAGCAAATAGCTTGGATTGCTGAGTGTACGGACGACCTAAAATTACGCAACGCTCTGCTATTTGCTAGTTTAGAAGAATATTGCTTGCGCCCGATCCGCAGTCAACCCTTATTGGTCTATCGCTTTGTCAATTATTTGCGCC from Chroococcidiopsis sp. SAG 2025 harbors:
- a CDS encoding superoxide dismutase family protein, which codes for MAVSMFVLAIASKGSFAQDSRPITAKAKIFGPDIAGELKLRQISNGVTLVDLYLKGDPGVLTPGLHGIHFHEKAICDEGAEPRFSTAGGHFDPGPFGSSLPVQENHPYHLGDLPNIDINQKGEGRLITATSRITLYESPVSLFDEDSSAIIVHQLPDLMISGGTAAQSGGGRLACGAIEQS
- the upp gene encoding uracil phosphoribosyltransferase — translated: MQAEVHVIDHPLIQHKLTLMRKAETSTAKFRTLLKEISLLLAYEVTRDLPLKTEPIDTPIASTNAPMLAPDKKLVIVSILRAGQGILDGMLELMPSARVGHIGLYRDPKTLTAIEYYFKVPDEVEKRDVLIVDPMLATGNSAIAAVDRLKAINPYSLKFVCLLAAPEGIKHFHSQHPDVPIYTAAIDDRLDEHGYIVPGLGDAGDRLFGTR
- a CDS encoding ABC transporter permease, encoding MTNESFFADYLAASVRLAVPLAFAALGGLYSERSGVLNIGLEGMLLAGAFASAAATFYSNNVWLGVLAAILAGGMVGLLHALLSVSWRVDQLVSGLAINLVAAGLTSFLARLIFSGGAQKLPGIEAIAIPGLVNIPIIGSLLFAQNILVYLLIFLVVFTNYLLFYTHPGLTLRAVGEYPRAADTAGVSVLLVRYFSVILSGCLAGLGGAYLSLVQVKFFAEGMSAGKGFIAIAALIFGKWHPIGTTLACLLFGATEALQLRIQALGVNIPYQFLVMLPYAIALLALVGLAGKSSPPSALGLPYLKEKSE